The sequence CCGTCGGTGCCAGCCGATCACCTGAGCGTCGCCGAGGAGAGCCGCACAATGGAGGCATGCCACGCCCGCCGTTGATCGAGTTCGCTCTCGACGACGGCGCTCACGGTGCCGGGGACGACTCACCCGGGCCGGGTGCCGGCCGAGAACGGCGGGCACCCGCACCTCCCGGACCAGAGCGCCGGCGAGCGGTCCTGCCCTGGGTGGGCTGCGCCGTCGTACTCATCCTCGTGGGTGTGCTGACCGCCCCACCCCGGCCCTCGGAGGTGGGCCCGTGGGGTCGGGTGGACGACCTCACCACCGACCCGCAGGCTGCCTGGTCCATGGGTGCGGCCGGTGGCGAGATCCGCTCCGCGCTGATCGCGGACGGCATGCTGATCACCGTGCGGGAGTCCGACATCCAGGGCCGCGACCCGAGCACCGGTGAGGTGCAGTGGGCCGAGGAAGCAGACGCGGCCCGGTGCAACACCGACGGCACTGCCCTGGTCTGTGTGGACGCCGACTCCCGGGTGCTGGAGCTGGACGCCGACACCGGCACGGCCACCACCCGGGAGATCCCCGATGCCCTGCTCGCCACCCGGGCCGAGGGCGGCCTGTTCGTCCTCACCACCGGCGAGCGACCCGCGCTGCAGCGCTTCGCCGACGGGCACTCGCTCTGGAGCACCCCCGTGCACATCGACCGCGGCCCGGTGCCGTTCGGGGAGGAGCTGACAGTGCTCGCCGGCCACGTGCTCACCACCTCGGCCACACCGGCCGGCGAGCGGGCGGAGAGCCACGGTTCCGCCTACGACGCCCGCACCGGCGAGTGGCTCGGCGAGGGTGGGCCCCATCACCTGGCCCAGGCCGGCCCCGGCGCATGGCAGCTCACCGGGTCCGACGGAGGGCGACTGTTCGTCCGCGGGGCCGACCAGCCGCAGCAGCTCGCGCATGTGCGACTGGGCTACGACGACGCCTGGGATGGACCTGACCAGGTAGCGATCAGCGGTGCGGGGGCCGCCAGCGCGCAGGAGGACGAGGGCCGCGGTGGCGGGGTGCTGGACACCGAGAACGGCCGGTGGCGCTGGTCCACGGAGGAACCGATGGTCCCGGTCGCACGGGTGGATGGTGTGGTGGTGGCGGACACCAGTGCGGCCGGTCTCTCGGCAGTCCAGGGCCGGGACGCCGCCACCGGTGAGGTGCTCTGGCAGCGGGCGGAGACCTGGCTGCGCTGCCCCTGCCTGGCTGACGAGAGCACTCTGGTCGCCGTCGAGGTCGGGTTCGCGCCCGCCACGCTGACCAGGTCCGCGGAGTACGAGGACCTGATCGCCGTGGACGCAGGCACCGGGGAACAGCGCTGGCAGGTCGACCTGTCCGGAGAGACGTTCGCCATCCTCACCGACGGCGAGCACCTGATCACGGTGGCGCCGACGGTCCTCCAGGGCTGGAACCTCGGCTGATGGGCGATTAAGGTCGCGCAACATCGGTCACCGGTGACCGCTTCTACGCGACCTTGACGTCGCTGGCCCGCAGTCAATCCTCCAAGTCGAACGCTTCGTGGAAGGCTCGTGTCAGGTCGCGTTCCTGCTCACCCAGCAACACGCCGAGGGGGCGCAGCAGAGAGTCCCGGGAGATGGTCGCGATGGAGTCCAGGTTGACGACGCAGTCGTGTCCGAGCCCGTTGCGCTGCCCGACGAGCACCTCGCTGCGCAGGCCGCGCACGAAGGTCGCGCGGAAGCGGTCACCGGTGACCGGTGCTGCGCGACCTCAACCGCCGGTCAGTAGACGTTGCCGTGCTCGCGATACTCCCGCCAGACATTCTCGAAGAAGTCGTCATCCTCGGGGATCGGCCGCACCGGGCGCCAACGGAACACCGGCAGACCAGCCGGATCTGCGCCGTCGCGCGCGTGGACCGGAGCGAAGGCCGGCTCGGCGGCCGGCAGCTCGCTCGGCGCCAGCGCACCCACCGCGGCGCCGGCCGCAGCGCCCGGCGCACCCGCGGGCGCTACCCAGCCGGTCTCCTGCACCTGCTCGGCGAGCGCCCCGCCGTCCAGCGTGAACCGGAAGAGCTCGGGCAGATCGAGCTCCTCGGCGGCGTTCTCGCCGTAGCCGACCAGGGGCAGGTCCCCGGCCGGGTCGGTGTACAGCACCGACCCGCGCGAGCGCCCGCCGTGGGCCACGAAGTCGGCCATCGCACTGAGGTAGAGGTAGGCGGTGGTGAGGATGTCCCGGACCAGAAATGTGCGGTTCATCGACCGGCGGGAGGCGGCGTCCGCACTGATCAGATCGGTGTAGCCGGTCAGCCAGGTGTGCACCTGCTCGAGGGCCTCGGCGATGGACTCCGCCGATCGCACCGGCCCGGCCTTGGCGCTCATCAGCTCTTGCACCGCGGTGAGCAGTTCACCGGTGTTGTCCGGGGCACCGGCCGCGGACCGCTCGGCGGCGATCTCGGCGAGCGAGCGGGCTCCGGCCAGCACCGGCGCGGCCGCAGCCGCGAACTCCGCCGCGCCGACCGGGTCCTGGGTCCGCCGGGCGGAGATGAACTGCGCGGCCCGGGTAGCGCCGACCTGCCCGGAGTTCAGCGCCGCGCCGCCGGGTCGGTACACCCCGTGCGCGCCGCCGGCCTCCCCCACCGGGAAGAAACCGGCCACGTTCGACTGCCACCACCCGTCCACGAGCAGCCCGCCGTTGTTGTGCTGGGCGCAGACGTCCACTTCGAGCATCTCGGTTTCCAGGTCCACCTGCGGGTTCTTCTCCAGGTAGAACTGGTAGGCGGGCTCGTTCATCGCCCGGAGCCGCTCGATCGGGGTGCCGAACAGGACGCCCGCCTTCTCCAGGTACTCGTGTGCCTCCGGCGCCAGGGCGCCCGGGTCGAACTCGGGGCGCACCGGGTTGGACCGGAAGTCCAGGAACACCCGCCGCCCGCGCAGCACGGTCTCCCGGTAGACGAGCAGGTCGATCAGGCTGGAGCCGTCCCGGGCCTTGCGCACGTCGAACGGCCACTGGTAGCCCTTGAGGAACACCAGGGACATCAGCCGGCCGTAGTCGGGAATCGCCTCGGTGAGGAACTCCCGCTCGTCGCCACCCTCGGCATCGGTGGAGACGAACCGCGGGACCACCTGCATGTAGGTGCCGGACACGTTCCAGCGCGGTTTGATCGAGGCCAGCCCGAACTGCCACTCGGTGACGTTCTTGCCGTGCACCCCTGCCCGGTAGGCCGCCCCGGAGGCACCCCACTGCCCGTTCGGGAACACCCGGGTGGCGTAGATGCCGGCCGGCCCGCCGGTGGCGTAGACGATGTTCGCGCAGCGCAGCAGCAGGTACGGCGAGCGCTCGCCGTCGTGCGGGACATCGGTGCGCAGCACCAGCAGGCCGACGATCTCGGCCTCGGCGCCCTCGCCGTGCACGATCAGGTCCACCACCCGGCAGTTGTCGTAGATCGGGGTGCCGTTGCGGGCCACCTTCTTCTCCAGCTGCTGCACCATCGAGCGGGAGGTGTACGGGCCCACCGACGTGGCCCGGCGGCGCGGGTCGTGGTCGGTCTTGTACCCGATGAACTCCCCGTACCGGTTCTGCGGGAACGGCACCCCCAGGTCGCACAGCCGCAGGAACGCGCGGGCGGACAGCGCCGCCTCGGCGAGCGCGTTGTCGCCGTCCATCGCCCCGCCGGAGAACAGCGTCTTGGCCATCTCGTGCACCGAGTCGCCGTCCGGGCCGGAGAGGGTGAGCTTGTAGTACGTCTGCTTGTCCGATCCGGCGTTCCGGCTGGCTCCGGCGCCGACCTTGTCGGTCACCATCACCACGTCGGGCTGGCCGAGCTCCCAGAGCCGGTCGGCCGCGCAGAACCCGGCGGAGCCGGTGCCGACCACCACAGTGTTCGCGGTCACCACCGGCACGTCGTGGCCGTCGATCGTCAGCGTCTCGGCTCGGGGAAGGTCCTGGGCGGTGGTCATCGAAGATCTCCTCTGCTGGCTTTCGAGGTCGTCATGTGGGGAGTGCGCTATAGCGCACCCTGGGCATGACGACTCGGGACGGGGCGGGCATCAGAGCCGCGGGATGTGCATACCGCCGTCGACGTTGATGATCTCGCCGGTGGAGTAGGGCATCCGGCCGGCGGAGAGCTGCACGACGGCGCCCGCCACGTCCGCAGGAGTCCCCCATCGGGGCATCGGGGCGAGGCCGCCGGCGAACTGCTCGTCGTACTTGTCCTTGACGCCAGCGGTCATATCGGTGGCGATCACGCCCGGGCGCACCTCGTAGACGAGGATGCCCTCGGGGGCCAGGCGGGCGGCCCAGAGCTGGGTCGCCATCGCCACGCCGGCCTTGGAGATGCAGTACTCCCCCCGGTTGGTGGACACGGTCACTGCCGAGGTGGAGGACACGTTCACGATCGTTCCCCGGATCGACGGCGCAGTCTCGCCCGGCGTAGCCACCTCGCCGGCCTCAGGGGTGGCCGTGGCGGGTGCCTCCTGGGCGATCATCACGTTCGCCACCCGCTGGGTGAGGAAGTACGGACCGCGCAGGTTGATCCCGAGTACCCGGTCGAAGCTCTCCGGCTCCGCCTCCAGGATGTCGGCGCGCACCGAGGGCGCCACGCCAGCGTTGTTCACCAGCAGGTCGATGCGCCCCCAGCGCTCGCGTGCGGCGTCGACGTACCGGGCGTGGTCTTCGAGGTTGTCTACCGAGCCCTGCACGTAGATCACCTCGCCGGCCTGGTTGAGCTCGGCGATCAGCTCGGCCGGCTCGGGCCGGGTGGCCAGGATCGCCACGGCATATCCCTCGGCGAGCAGTCCCTGGGTGATCCCCAGGCCGATCCCGCGGTTTCCACCGGTGACGAGTGCGACCTTGGGCACGTAGAGCTCCTTCGAGTAGAGACGATGGCACCACCGGAGTCATCGCCGCCGGCGGGTTGCCGCGGACGAGTCACGTCCGCTGACGACCCCATCATGCCTGATTCGACCACCTTCGGGCAAGCGCTTTCCGTTACGCTGGGTCTCTCCTCCCGGCGTTCACCGCTTCCACGTGATGATCGACACGAGGTCGCCACCACCGGCCACCGTCCGGACACCGGGTGCGTCGCATCGCCTCCCTGCCCGCTACGCCGGCGAGGACGCAGACAATGGGGGCTGGTCGCCGTCATAGACCACCATCGCCTGCCCGGTGGCGGTCTCCTCCGCTGCCACCAATCGAGCCTCCGGTGTGAGGGGATGGTCCTGGAGCCGCCCGTCGTGCATGAGATGGCGCACCTCGGCCCGCTCCACGAGCACCACGTAGTCCGACAGCAGGCGCCGGTGGCAGCGCCACCACAACGACTCCGAACACATCACCGCACTCTGCCCGGCTGCCGGCTCGGCGAGAGTGGACAGCCCCGCACGGAACTCTTCGGTCTCCATCCAGTCGGCGTAGGCGCGGAAGGACGGGTGCCGCAGCCCCAGGTGCGCCGTCCGCTCGCCGACACCGCGCCGCCGACCGCCGAGGCGCTGCTCCCAGACGTAGTCGACCCCGGCCTGCTCAAGCCACTCGGCCATCGTTTCGCGGCCGAACTGCGGGTTCCGCCGCGAGCCGGGGAATGAGCGCACATCCACGATCCGGGTGATCTCGGCACTGCGGATGAGTGCGAGGAAGTCCTCAGCGGCGAGTGTGCCGTGGCCGAGGGTGAGGAGTCGGCGAGAGGACATGCCACCACACTAGGCCGCGCCATGGCCGGCCGCTCACGCACTCCCCGCACCTATGCTGGAGGCCATGAGTGCGACCGGCGGGCCCGACCCGGCATCCCCGCCAGCTCCGGCGCCGCAGTCCGGCGCGCCCAGGGTCGGCTGGAGCACCGGCCGGGTGATCGCAGCCGTGGCCGCCGGAATCATCGCCCTGCCCCTGTTGGCCGGCCTGTGGCTGGTGGTCTCCTCCACCTTCGGCAGTGGTGACCCGCACGGCTATGCACTGCTCGGCGGCGCCTTCCTCGCGGTCGTCGCCGGCATCCTGCTGGTCTGCCTGGTGCCGTGGATCTTCCCGGCCGCGCTGCGGCTACGCGCCTTCGGGCTGGCGCTCCTCGGCTACCTGGTGCTCGTGGTCGCGGTGGGCTGGGTGCTGGCGAACGGCTAACGCCTGTGGCGGCGCGGCTGAGCTACCTCAGCCGGGGACTCGCGCAGCGCTGAGACTCCCGTGCTAGCTGGCAGGAAGAAGGTCGGCCAGCACCGGTTCCAGCCGGTCGGCCATCCGGGTGAAGCCGAGGTCAGTGGGATGCGAGCTGTCCACTGTGCCCTCGTCGTCATCGCCGAGCAGGTGCTCGTGGCCGAGGTAGAGCAGGTTCGTCCCGCCCTCGGCCCTCAGCTGCTCGAAGGCCGCGGTGAGCTCGGCGCGGGCGGCCGCGTGCGCCGTCTGCCGGTCCGGCCTGATCCAGGAGTTGGTGAGGGTGCGGTCCTCGACCAGCAGTACGGGAGTGTCCGGGCGGCGGGTGCGCAGCGCGCGCAGGAACGGAAGCGCTCGTTCGCGGACCAGGGCGGCGTCCATGTTCGGCACGCAGTCCACCACGTAGACGGCAGCGTCGATCTCGGCGATCAGTTCGGCCAGCGCCGTCTCCATCTTGCCGTTGCCGGAGAATCCAAGCCCGACCACCTCGTGGCCGAGCCGGCGGCCGAGGATCGCCGGCAGGCTCATCCCGGCCCGGGAGGCGGAGGCACCGTGGATGATCGAGGTGCCGTAGTACACGATCGGCGGGAGCGGTTCGGGCTCGACCAGGGTGAGCGTGGCACCGGCGGGCACGCCGAGCTGCACCTCGGCGAGCTCGTTGAACAACGGAAGGTAGAGCCGGTAGCGCCGCCTTCCCGGAGCCAGATTCTCGGCGAGCGCCGCCTCGGACTCCAGCCCGGTCGGAACCCCCACCCCCACCCAGCGCAGCTGGTCAGCGCCGTCGACGCCGTACAGGTCCAGACCGCTGACCGCTGTGGCCGGCATGTGGCCCATGCTGAGCGCATCCTGACGCACCTGCCAGCGCGCGTGGATCTGCGTAGCGTCGGTCTCGACCTCGTGGAACAGGCTCGAGGAGTGCCGGCTCAGCCCCCAGACCACCTCGGGCACTACCGCGCGGGCATGCGCCGGGAGCCGGTCGTAGCGGCGCTCCATCGCCTCCCTCGACCAGCCGCGTGCGTGCGGCTCGCCGAGCGGGTACCAGGTCAGTTCAGCGGTCATTGCTGTGTCCTCCATCGACGGCGATCGTAGAGGAAGCAGGTCACGTCGCCCTGTCTGGATCATCAGTTGGGATGGGAAGGCGCACGATCCTGCCCCGTGCGATCCAGGTGCAGGAACCTGCACTTCTCACTATGGTGCAGATGCGATCGCCGACCCTAGGCAGACGTCGTTGGCAGCCCGGCGGCATCGAGCTGGTCCTCCAGGCTGAAGATCTCCGGCAGCACCTCGAAGCCCTCGTCCGGGTTGCCGGGGTCGACGAAAAACTTCTCCATGCTCGCCTGCCACCGGGTGTTCACCGCGGTGCGGGCCATCGCGGCCTGCGCCGCGTCGTAGTCGTCGGCCTCGAAGTGGCCCACCAGCAGACCGTCCGGGCTGAGGTAGAGGCGGTAGTGCCGCCAGCCGGAATCCCGGAGTGCCTCGAGCATCTCCGGCCAGACGGCGGCGTGTGCGGCCGTGTACTCCGCGAGCGCATCCGGGCGGACCCTGTTGATGAAACAGTAACGGGGCATCAGCGTGCCTCCTTGCGTGGTGTGGTCACGTGCGTCGTCTCCAGCGGGTGGCGAGTCGGGTGGGGGTGTCAGCGTGCGATCACCACGCACACTACGACGACGGCGGCGGCCAGCAGGGCGGACCCGGCCGGATCGCGGACGGAATTCTCGGCGGCGCGGCGCAGATGCCGCGCGAGACGCCGGCGAGCGCGACCGGTGTGATGGGATGACGGCATTCACCCTTCGCCTGACAGGAGCCGACCGATGCCCCATCCAGACTCGCTGCCGACCTGGGCCCAGGATGCGAGCCTCGGAATCTTCGTGCACTGGGGCGCCTACTCCGTGCCGGCATGGGCCGAGACCACCGGGGCTCTTGGCACCGTGCCGGAGGAGACCTGGTTCACCCACAACGCCTACGCCGAGTGGTACGCGAACACGATCCGGATCCCCGGATCACCGGCTGCGGCCCACCACGACACCGTCCACGGCGGCCGCCCCTACCACGCGTTCCTGGACCAGTGGCAGGCGGAGAACTACGACCCGTCCGACTGGGCCCGGCTCTTCCGGGGCGCGGGTGCCGACTACGTCATCCCCGTGACCAAGCACCACGACGGCATCTGCCTCTGGGACGCGCCGGGCAGCCAGACGCCCACCACCGTCGCCGCCGGACCGCGCCGGGACCTGCTCGACCCGCTCGCCCGGGCCACGCGGCAGGCCGGTATGCGGTTCGGCGTCTACTACTCCGGCGGGTTGGACTGGGCGTTCGCCGAGCACCCGCCGATCACCAGGGACGAGGACCTGGACACCCACCGCCCGATCGGCGCCGACTACGCCGCCTACGCGAGTGCTCACGTCGCCGACTTGATCGACCGGTACCGGCCGTCAGTGCTCTGGAACGACATCAACTGGCCGGACGCGGGTAAGGAGGACGGCTCGCTGGAGCGGCTTCTTGTCCACTACCGCGAGGTGGTGCCGGACGGGATCGTGAACGACCGGTGGGGAGCCCCGGTGTGGGACTACCGCACCAGCGAGTACGCCCATGACGTGGCCAACGAGGCGGGGAGCAACTGGGAGCACACCCGCGGTCTCGGCTTCTCCTTCGGGTTCAACCAGGTCGAGGACGCCTCGCTCACCCTCTCCCCGCGTGAGCTCGCCCGGCTGTACGCCGATATCGTCTCCCGCGGTGGCCGACTACTGCTGAACGTCGGGCCGGACGCCTCCGGCCGAATCCCCGAGGTACAGCGCCGCACACTCGAGGGTGTGGGTGAGTTCATGGCTGGAGCCAAGCCGCTCACCACCAGGCGGCGGCCGCTGACCGGTGACGCCGTGACCGTCCGCGGCGCCGACTGGTGGCGGACCTGGAGCCACGGCGACCAGATCGTGGTCGTCGCCGACCGGGAGGACGTGCACGCCCAGTCGGCCGACGGCCGGACGGTGACCGTGCTCGCGCTGCCGCAGGAGTGAGCCAGCGGGTGGCCGGGGCACCGCGCACCGGGAGCGCGGCACGCCCTGACCCAGGACGCCCGCGCCACGCCGGTCGTGCACAGTTTGACGCCGCGAAGAGCAGACTGGACCGGTGAGCGCTCCGCTGGACCCGACCCCGTTCAGGGGGTACCGGTCCGGCGACGCTGAGTATCTGCGGATCACGCTCGCCCTGTTCTTCGCCGGGGTCGCGACCTTCGCGACCCTGTACAGCACGCAGGCGATGCTGCCGGAAATTGCGACCGCGTTCGACATCGCACCCGGCGAGGCGACCCTGTCGCTGTCGGTGGCAACGATCGGACTCGGGCTTGCCCTCCTCATCGCCGGACCCCTCTCCGAGGCCTACGGGCGCACCCGTCTGATCCACCTCTCCCTGACGGCGGCGCCGCTGGTGGGGATCGGCTGCGCGCTCGCCCCGACGTGGGAGGGGCTACTCGGTCTGCGTCTGCTGCAGGGGATCGCACTGGCCGGCCTCCCGGCCGTCGCCACCGCGTATCTGCGAGAGGAGCTACACGCTACGGTGACGGCGCGGGCCGCCGGGCTCTACATCGGCGGCACCGCGCTCGGTGGGATGACCGGGCGCCTGGTCACCGCCGGGATCGGCGAAGCAGCTGGCTGGCAGTGGGCGCTCGGGGCCATCGCCCTGGTCGGGCTCGGCTGTGCGCTCGTGGTCCGGCTGCTGCTGCCCGCCTCCCGGAACTTCACCCCGGTTCAGCCGCGGCTCGGACGACTCGCCGGCCTGATGTGGGGTGCGCTGAAGGATCCGGCGCTGGTGGCGCTGTACGCGATCGGTGGTGGTGGCATGGGGGCGTTCGTGGCCGCCTACAACGCCCTCAGCTTCCGACTCGTGGCCGAGCCGTTCGGGCTTGGTCTGGGAGCAGTCGGACTCGTCTTTCTGGTCTACCCGGTCGGGACGATCGGCTCGATCGCCGCCGGACGGCTCGCAGGCGTGTTCTCGCGCCGGACGGTGATGCCGATCGCGAGCCTCGTCCTGGCCGCCGGACTGCTCCTGACCGTGCCCGACAACCTGGTCGCGATTATTCTCGGCCTCGCAGTCATGACCGGTGGCTTCTTCGCGGTCCATGGTGTCGCGAGTGGCTGGGTCCCGGTCCGGGCGCACGCGGCGGGGATCGCACCCGGCCCGGCGGCCTCGGTGTACCTCTTCGCCTATTACCTCGGGTCGTCGGTGTTCGGCAGCGTCGCCGGTCTCGTCTGGTCCGGGGGACACTGGACCGGCGTCCTCACGCTCACCCTGACGCTGACCGGGATCGTCATCGTGCTGTCACTGCTGCTGCGCAGGACCCGGCCACGAGGGGAGGGAGCACGCTGATGGACCTCGCGATCCCGCTGGTGATCGCAGCCGTCCTGTTCGGCGTGACGCTCCAGCGCACCAGTGGCATGGGCACCGGTCTCGCGCTCTCGCCGGCCCTGACGCTCACGGTCGGCCCGGTCTCGGGCATTCTGCTGACCAACATGACGACGGTGGTCTCCGCCCTCTTCCTCATCGTCGCGGTCCGGGCTGACATCGACTGGCACCGCTATCTGCGCATCGCCCCGGCGGCTCTGGTGGGGTCCGTGCCGGCGGCGCTGCTGGTCCACTCCGCCGGTTCCGGGTGGCTCGAGGTCATCATCGGTGCGACCCTGATCCTCTCCCTCGCGGTGATCTCGCTGCTGCCGCGCCTGCCGGAGGTACCGCCGGTGCGGGCAGGCCTCGCGGCCGGGGTGCTGGGCGGCTTCCTCAATACCAGCGTCGGTGTCGCCGCTGCTGTGCTGCTCGCCTACGCGCACGTGACCCGGTGGGAGCAGCGGTCGTTCGCCGCGACGCTACAGCCGATCTTCCTCACCATGGGGCTGGTGTCGCTGCTGACGAAGACGCTGGTGGGCGCCGCTGGAGACGGAGCGGCGCCACCGTGGTATCTCATCGTCGCCGCCATCGGGTCTGTGCCTCTCGGTGTCGTCATCGGGGGGCGGGTCGCCGCCAGGGTCACTGCCGCGGCGGCGCGGCGTGTCGCCGTCGTCGTGGTCATCCTCGGGGCCACGGTCACCCTCGTCCGGGGACTAGCGAACGTGGTCGCTGGCTGAGGCGGCTGCCTGGCCGCGCCATCGCGTCGCGTCATTGACCCGCCCATAGGGTCCTGATAGTTTCCCCAAATCCGAATAATGATGCCCGGATGCTCGAGTAATGATGCCGGGGATGCAAAAGCAGCGGGGGCTTGCATCACAATTCGCATTGGGGGAACGATCTGCATGACCAAGAGCGACCATTTCCGTCCCAGCCGCCGCCACTTTCTCACCGGAACCGGAGCACTCGCCGCCGCGGCGGTCGCGCCGTCGGTCACGGCTGGCTCCGCCTCCGCCGCCCCAGCACCAGCGGCTCCAGCAACGGAAGGCACCCCCGACCGCGTCTACCGTGTGGACGGTTTGAGCGGATCCGCCGAGATCCGGGTAGACGGCGCGGGAGTGCCGCACATCGCGGCAGAGGAGCACTACGACGCGTTCTTCGCGCAGGGATTCAATGCGGCTCGGGACCGGCTGTTCCAGATCGACCTCTGGCGAAAGCGCGGCCTCGGGCGACTTGCAGCGAGCTTCGGCCCGGCCTTCGTCGACCAGGACGCAGCAAACCGGCGATTCATGTACCGCGGCTCGATGAGTGAGGAGTGGTTGGCCTACGGCAGTGACGCCCGCCGCATCGCACAGTCCTACGCGGCCGGTATCAACGCCTACATCGCCGCGGCCGAGCAGGATACGAGCCTGCTGCCGTGGGAGTTCGAGTTCCTGGACTACCGACCGGAGAACTGGGAGCCCGAGGACGTCGTGCGGGTACGCAGTCACGCGATTGCCGGCAACCTGACCAGCGAGGTCGAGCGCGCATACTTCGTGCGGGACTTCGGGTTCCAGTACGAGGACATCCGCTCCCCCCTTGCCGCCGGGTGGCAGACGGCGCTACCGGAGGGGTTGAACCTCGACCTCCTCCCCGATGATCCCGAGGACCTGCTCTTGGTCTACCGCCTCGCCACGGCCGGCGTGGAGCTGCGGGAGGAGGACCTGGAGGCGGTGGAGTTCGGTTCGCCCACCCTCCGTGGGCACACCGTGCAGCGCGGGGAGGCCGCGAGCAACGCGCACTCCGCCCCAGGCCAGGGGACGGGCGACGGCGCCGGCACCCAGTCCCCCTTCCGCCGCCCGGCGGAGGGGTCGAACACCTGGGCGGTGGCCCCGCAGCACACGGCGACCGACGGACCGCTGATCGCGAGCGACCCGCACCGAGGACAGGGAGTGCCGTCGCTGCGGTACATCGCGCACCTCAGTGCCCCGGGAATGAACGTCATCGGCGCGGGTGAGCCGGGGCTCCCTGGCGTTTCCCTGGGGCACAACGAGAACATCGCCTTCGGCCTCACGATCTTCGACATCGATCAGGAAGATCTCTACGTCTACGAGACCAATCCGGAGAACCCCACCGAGTACCGCTATCAGGACCGGTGGGAGCCGATGGAGACGGAGGAGGTCGAGATCGAGGTCCGGGGCGGCGACCCGGTCGTCGTGGCGCTGAAGTTCACCCGGCACGGCCCGGTGATCTACGAGGACGAGGAGCGCAACGTCGCCTTCGCGGTGCGTACGGCGTGGAGCGCACCCGGCACCGGAGCGTACTTCGGCAGCGTCGAGTACATGCGGGCCCAGAACTGGGACGAGTTTCTGGCGGCGATGAATCGCTGGGGCGCACCCGGTGAGAACCAGCAGTACGCCGATGTCGAGGGCAATATCGGCTGGAAGCCCGGCGGCAAGACTCCCGTGCGGGAGAACTGGGACGGCCTCCTGCCGGTGCCGGGCGACGGCCGGTATGAGTGGGACGGCTTCTACTCCATGGACAAGCTGCCGGTGAACGTCAACCCGGATCGGGGCTGGCTGCAGACCAACAACGAGATGCGTCTGTTCGACGACTTCGAGAACGGCCCGCAGGACGAGTACGTGCAGCGCAAGATCGGGTTCGAAGCACTGCAGACCGCGCGGGCCACCCGCACCCGAGAGCTCCTTGCTGAGGTGCAGGACGCCACCGTGCAGAGCATGAACGAGCTGTGGCGCGACCGGCTCTCGGTCCCGGCGCGCAGCATCATCGCCGAGCTCGGCAGCATCGCGACCGACGATCAGGAGGTGCAGCAGGCGATCGCCCTGCTCCGGGACTGGGACTACCAGATGAGCAACGACTCGGCCGCGGCGGCCCTGTTCGATGTGTGGACCGCACTGCACGGCGCGCCCGGCGTCGGGGAAGGATTCCTCGGCCAGGCGCTGGTCAGCGCGGCCGTGGACGATCCACAGGCGGCGGAGCGGATCGGTGTCCCGCACGAGACTCTGGTGCCCGAGATGGTCGCGAACCCCGAGGACTGGTTCACCGGAGACGTCGTAGCCAAGCGCGACCAGGCGGTCGTGACCAGCCTGCGCCACGCCGTCGACAAGCTGACCGAGGATCAGGGGGACGATCCCAGCCAGTGGCGGTACGGCGCCTACAACCAACAAGAGCTTCGGCACGCGCTCTCGGACCTGGTGGACTTCCGCACCCGCCGGCA is a genomic window of Ruania zhangjianzhongii containing:
- a CDS encoding L-rhamnose mutarotase; the encoded protein is MPRYCFINRVRPDALAEYTAAHAAVWPEMLEALRDSGWRHYRLYLSPDGLLVGHFEADDYDAAQAAMARTAVNTRWQASMEKFFVDPGNPDEGFEVLPEIFSLEDQLDAAGLPTTSA
- a CDS encoding alpha-L-fucosidase → MPHPDSLPTWAQDASLGIFVHWGAYSVPAWAETTGALGTVPEETWFTHNAYAEWYANTIRIPGSPAAAHHDTVHGGRPYHAFLDQWQAENYDPSDWARLFRGAGADYVIPVTKHHDGICLWDAPGSQTPTTVAAGPRRDLLDPLARATRQAGMRFGVYYSGGLDWAFAEHPPITRDEDLDTHRPIGADYAAYASAHVADLIDRYRPSVLWNDINWPDAGKEDGSLERLLVHYREVVPDGIVNDRWGAPVWDYRTSEYAHDVANEAGSNWEHTRGLGFSFGFNQVEDASLTLSPRELARLYADIVSRGGRLLLNVGPDASGRIPEVQRRTLEGVGEFMAGAKPLTTRRRPLTGDAVTVRGADWWRTWSHGDQIVVVADREDVHAQSADGRTVTVLALPQE
- a CDS encoding MFS transporter — translated: MSAPLDPTPFRGYRSGDAEYLRITLALFFAGVATFATLYSTQAMLPEIATAFDIAPGEATLSLSVATIGLGLALLIAGPLSEAYGRTRLIHLSLTAAPLVGIGCALAPTWEGLLGLRLLQGIALAGLPAVATAYLREELHATVTARAAGLYIGGTALGGMTGRLVTAGIGEAAGWQWALGAIALVGLGCALVVRLLLPASRNFTPVQPRLGRLAGLMWGALKDPALVALYAIGGGGMGAFVAAYNALSFRLVAEPFGLGLGAVGLVFLVYPVGTIGSIAAGRLAGVFSRRTVMPIASLVLAAGLLLTVPDNLVAIILGLAVMTGGFFAVHGVASGWVPVRAHAAGIAPGPAASVYLFAYYLGSSVFGSVAGLVWSGGHWTGVLTLTLTLTGIVIVLSLLLRRTRPRGEGAR
- a CDS encoding TSUP family transporter, whose translation is MDLAIPLVIAAVLFGVTLQRTSGMGTGLALSPALTLTVGPVSGILLTNMTTVVSALFLIVAVRADIDWHRYLRIAPAALVGSVPAALLVHSAGSGWLEVIIGATLILSLAVISLLPRLPEVPPVRAGLAAGVLGGFLNTSVGVAAAVLLAYAHVTRWEQRSFAATLQPIFLTMGLVSLLTKTLVGAAGDGAAPPWYLIVAAIGSVPLGVVIGGRVAARVTAAAARRVAVVVVILGATVTLVRGLANVVAG
- a CDS encoding penicillin acylase family protein codes for the protein MTKSDHFRPSRRHFLTGTGALAAAAVAPSVTAGSASAAPAPAAPATEGTPDRVYRVDGLSGSAEIRVDGAGVPHIAAEEHYDAFFAQGFNAARDRLFQIDLWRKRGLGRLAASFGPAFVDQDAANRRFMYRGSMSEEWLAYGSDARRIAQSYAAGINAYIAAAEQDTSLLPWEFEFLDYRPENWEPEDVVRVRSHAIAGNLTSEVERAYFVRDFGFQYEDIRSPLAAGWQTALPEGLNLDLLPDDPEDLLLVYRLATAGVELREEDLEAVEFGSPTLRGHTVQRGEAASNAHSAPGQGTGDGAGTQSPFRRPAEGSNTWAVAPQHTATDGPLIASDPHRGQGVPSLRYIAHLSAPGMNVIGAGEPGLPGVSLGHNENIAFGLTIFDIDQEDLYVYETNPENPTEYRYQDRWEPMETEEVEIEVRGGDPVVVALKFTRHGPVIYEDEERNVAFAVRTAWSAPGTGAYFGSVEYMRAQNWDEFLAAMNRWGAPGENQQYADVEGNIGWKPGGKTPVRENWDGLLPVPGDGRYEWDGFYSMDKLPVNVNPDRGWLQTNNEMRLFDDFENGPQDEYVQRKIGFEALQTARATRTRELLAEVQDATVQSMNELWRDRLSVPARSIIAELGSIATDDQEVQQAIALLRDWDYQMSNDSAAAALFDVWTALHGAPGVGEGFLGQALVSAAVDDPQAAERIGVPHETLVPEMVANPEDWFTGDVVAKRDQAVVTSLRHAVDKLTEDQGDDPSQWRYGAYNQQELRHALSDLVDFRTRRQIDIGPEERFVVNNTIADEGASWRYIAEPGNWDQAIAMNNPGQSGDPESPYYGNLFTPWAAGETFPLHFSEDAVRENTELLIWLRPS